A single region of the Lacerta agilis isolate rLacAgi1 chromosome 9, rLacAgi1.pri, whole genome shotgun sequence genome encodes:
- the C9H4orf54 gene encoding uncharacterized protein C4orf54 homolog, with protein sequence MELLTKSPAEQIITQKGNAGESNSRMMKHHSQEPSTSSSEESKYVEIYDFPGGRGESPQTLKLTLAGNGSKVAFIKPKNGPYGISEVKRLANNMLADKSANEAPQDYKSKMEGTPSPVGMKADEVGGSITGTSSEGSENTLSPSISNIQLYTNGCPESSSSSCPSPVQETGSFPKMDDMGTEGKTSSSSFGYESDEDDDADCKEICLSNQRGGCRHASQLMHSQQSYTSENNCNNNDEAHYITTHEIQLSEVDHDMDFDYGLASRWDFEDNNVIYSFVDYASFGSEETLADTQTEEDNSCYLSTTTSDPNNQTDSIDNTSSTEIVSINSENDTPSTDKCASSEESQSKNLSNMSENSAGQILLSIKPTSRAINEPSNQHEKQNIIYAAKHEGDMSLCVSTAHERNSSLKQDVFHDYAKKIIAVPAHLQTRCGAIRARELGGYSSGASSVVSELDDADKEVRSLTARAFRSLAYPYFDTLNLSSSESSTSLSDHTLGINRWSTYLDLKCGSLGQKAEQNLFKSSTASAGWNRSTGTKTSSDQFYIHSNKSQTKALEFVVSKLDGEITHVETPPCFEKRIQSGSRVVTLLETLNFSSNIKAGVPRPAKPSENAAAGSSCTDEVTETLPKELGNETCKQTGLAAETMEGTQNKSKFASSLLKNVISKKMQLEHEFKMERGEISDTTYSGMSNSLSSKEVDGAFKEKLRGGGLQRQNSRYSEGSSDYTIVTADDLGEFFDSKSPTSKPSTPREGNVSLDRSLSETFLEEACKIKESASETLKATFLRSQNSAFRTWKEKEAENKEEKAPVGKLKISSKGDWKADLGEFSASKSTKMSRLFVPNIQQTTKEKQSSTQVTKYSTATNAAAQTAIATTMIKPKPPEIKISLGSMQQNKDHPFNIAKLLTPKLSGSVPNFFKAAEDTRSQQQKQFKGEGMDKVPQFLVRDVRENKHKVQGPIHQVTDVRKLIKSSYSHESGDNNSDRGSVNSDQGTSEQKPKQLVTAGISRPVSPMVITCQAVSNSKEVKSASKASETGAKASSGGKMLPSSQDGTILVHRTSGRLPVATIAPNKSDPRQPAVLKIVSKTSVPWRQQPQPPLPQIQPTPVEKSSKVGPLVVASEEEIPREEVAKAPLTVNHQALEKLTAAVRSMEELYSFHKNEWKRKSDPLPITDSHVLSLITSEERTTGGATATGSREESTASAKAEDQDASQSAALTTSPSSRPAPERQPRSRTANPTKNAEKVSAKMATFESLAQARERARGPGFRGEAAGGTERGRAPVAPRSTFNFNAQAQKAKQQPPQEPSPDPPPRGLKGQAGPRSIKLFGDRQGSLVEPDRAPKVAAAAPDCGNYLAIPLKASSSTEQPGAAASGDRGGRPGLVSAAAAAAALCSHQPTGKTHGQEAAKQQQRGEAAAPQPQAAHPPLPPQQQQQQQPQFEVSPAQLFPQALSLAAAAAAFSGAAQPTPLLCFSPPAAAEPAAFPAPQAQRKVLLDLSTGQCYVVDAPLQPPPPQKRRLFDPETGQYVEVPLPAQAPPPAVAPMTLPVSSLALGAAGAYGAPAAAYMIYPGFLPAVLPASALQGQLTQQQGGEIGPASPGADSPYYMPTGKAAQQQQQQPQQPPQQQQQGVPGEGKAPLISITSQPLGPRIIAPPSFDGTTMRFVVEHR encoded by the coding sequence ATGGAACTGCTTACAAAATCGCCTGCTGAGCAGATCATCACTCAAAAAGGAAATGCTGGAGAAAGCAACAGCCGAATGATGAAGCACCATTCTCAAGAGCCATCAACATCCTCATCTGAGGAATCAAAATATGTGGAGATTTATGATTTccctggagggaggggagagagtccCCAAACTCTAAAACTGACTTTGGCAGGAAATGGAAGTAAAGTGGCCTTTATCAAACCTAAAAATGGACCTTATGGGATCAGTGAGGTTAAGAGATTGGCTAACAATATGCTGGCAGACAAATCTGCAAATGAAGCACCCCAGGATTATAAATCTAAAATGGAAGGCACTCCTTCCCCTGTGGGGATGAAGGCTGATGAGGTGGGGGGAAGCATCACTGGCACCAGCTCAGAAGGGTCTGAGAACACTTTGTCCCCTAGTatctccaacattcagctttacacaaaTGGCTGCCCAGAATCATCCTCATCCTCTTGTCCTTCGCCAGTACAAGAGACAGGCAGCTTTCCAAAAATGGATGACATGGGAACGGAGGGGAAaacctcctcttcttcatttgGATATGAAAGTGATGAGGACGATGATGCAGACTGCAAAGAAATCTGTCTGAGTAACCAGAGAGGAGGGTGCAGGCATGCTTCACAACTGATGCACTCGCAGCAAAGCTACACCAGTGAGAACAACTGTAACAATAATGATGAAGCACATTATATTACAACCCATGAAATCCAGCTTAGCGAAGTGGACCATGACATGGACTTTGATTATGGGTTAGCCTCTCGGTGGGATTTCGAGGACAACAATGTGATTTATTCCTTTGTGGATTACGCTTCCTTTGGGAGTGAGGAGACTCTTGCAGATACCCAGACAGAAGAGGACAATAGCTGTTATCTCAGCACGACCACCAGTGATCCCAATAATCAGACAGACAGTATCGATAATACCAGCAGTACAGAGATAGTCAGCATTAATTCTGAAAATGATACCCCTAGCACAGACAAATGCGCCAGCTCGGAAGAAAGTCAGTCCAAGAACCTCAGCAACATGAGTGAGAATTCTGCAGGCCAGATACTCCTATCAATCAAACCAACTTCCAGGGCTATAAATGAGCCTAGCAACCAGCACGAAAAGCAAAACATTATTTATGCTGCCAAGCATGAAGGCGACATGAGCCTCTGTGTCTCCACAGCTCATGAACGAAATTCAAGTTTGAAACAAGATGTGTTTCATGACtatgcaaaaaaaattattgcagtTCCTGCACATTTGCAAACAAGGTGTGGAGCCATAAGAGCAAGAGAATTGGGAGGATATTCAAGCGGTGCCTCAAGTGTGGTAAGTGAGTTGGATGATGCAGATAAAGAAGTAAGAAGCCTGACAGCAAGGGCATTCCGCAGCTTAGCTTATCCCTACTTTGATACCTTGAACTTGAGCTCCAGTGAATCCTCCACATCTCTTTCGGATCACACACTAGGAATCAACCGGTGGTCAACTTACTTGGATTTAAAGTGTGGCAGCCTTGGgcagaaagcagagcaaaatCTTTTCAAAAGCAGCACCGCATCTGCAGGATGGAACAGAAGCACTGGGACAAAGACATCCAGTGACCAGTTCTACATTCACTCCAATAAGTCACAGACTAAAGCATTAGAGTTTGTTGTCAGCAAGCTTGATGGAGAAATAACACATGTTGAGACACCGCCTTGCTTTGAAAAACGGATCCAGTCAGGCTCCCGGGTTGTTACTTTATTGGAGACTCTGAATTTTAGCAGCAATATAAAAGCGGGTGTCCCCAGACCTGCTAAACCTTCTGaaaatgctgctgctggatcAAGTTGCACAGATGAAGTTACAGAAACACTGCCAAAGGAGCTGGGCAATGAAACTTGCAAACAAACTGGGCTGGCTGCAGAAACCATGGAAGGCACACAGAATAAATCAAAGTTTGCATCTAGTCTCCTCAAAAATGTTATCTCAAAGAAAATGCAACTGGAGCATGAGTTCAAAATGGAAAGGGGCGAAATCTCGGACACCACATATTCTGGTATGTCCAATTCCTTATCTTCTAAAGAGGTAGATGGTGCTTTCAAAGAAAAGTTAAGAGGTGGGGGTTTGCAGAGACAGAATTCTAGATATTCAGAAGGCAGCTCTGATTACACTATTGTAACAGCAGATGATTTGGGGGAGTTTTTTGACAGCAAGTCCCCTACCTCCAAGCCATCTACTCCCCGGGAGGGAAATGTTAGCCTGGATCGATCCCTTTCTGAAACATTCTTAGAAGAGGCATGTAAAATAAAAGAGAGTGCTTCTGAAACTCTCAAGGCAACTTTTCTCCGCAGCCAGAACAGTGCATTTAGaacatggaaagaaaaagaagcagagaacAAGGAGGAGAAAGCTCCTGTGGGAAAACTGAAAATTTCATCCAAAGGTGACTGGAAGGCTGATTTGGGAGAATTCTCAGCCAGCAAATCAACTAAAATGTCTCGTCTCTTTGTCCCAAATATTCAACAAACAACCAAAGAAAAGCAATCCAGCACACAAGTGACAAAATATTCTACAGCAACCAACGCAGCAGCTCAGACTGCCATCGCAACCACAATGATAAAGCCCAAACCTCCCGAGATCAAAATCAGCTTAGGTAGCATGCAGCAGAATAAAGATCACCCTTTCAATATTGCTAAGCTCCTCACACCCAAGCTATCTGGAAGTGTCCCAAACTTTTTCAAGGCAGCTGAAGATACCAGAAGCCAGCAGCAAAAACAATTCAAAGGGGAAGGTATGGACAAAGTGCCTCAATTTCTGGTACGTGATGTAAGAGAAAACAAACACAAGGTGCAAGGGCCTATCCATCAGGTTACAGATGTCAGGAAACTAATTAAGAGTAGCTACAGCCATGAGTCGGGGGATAACAACAGTGACAGAGGCAGTGTCAACTCGGACCAGGGAACATCTGAGCAGAAACCCAAGCAGCTGGTGACAGCAGGCATTTCCAGACCTGTGTCTCCCATGGTGATAACCTGTCAGGCAGTAAGCAACAGCAAGGAGGTCAAGAGCGCCAGCAAGGCTTCAGAGACAGGGGCCAAAGCAAGTAGCGGGGGCAAGATGCTGCCATCCAGCCAAGATGGGACAATCCTGGTGCACAGGACCTCAGGGAGGCTGCCCGTAGCTACAATCGCCCCTAACAAAAGCGACCCTCGCCAGCCTGCTGTGCTGAAGATAGTCTCCAAAACATCTGTGCCCTGGAGGCAACAACCACAGCCGCCGCTGCCGCAAATTCAACCTACACCAGTGGAGAAAAGCAGCAAGGTAGGCCCGCTGGTGGTGGCTAGCGAAGAAGAAATTCCACGGGAAGAGGTGGCCAAGGCACCCCTCACAGTGAACCACCAAGCGCTGGAGAAACTTACAGCGGCCGTCCGGAGCATGGAGGAGCTCTACAGCTTCCACAAGAACGAGTGGAAGCGCAAGAGCGACCCGCTGCCCATCACTGACAGCCACGTCCTGTCCCTCATCACCAGCGAGGAAAGGACCACGGGGGGAGCCACAGCCACGGGATCCAGGGAAGAGTCCACGGCCAGCGCCAAGGCAGAGGACCAGGATGCCAGTCAGAGTGCGGCCTTGACGACTTCCCCCAGCAGCAGGCCTGCGCCTGAGCGCCAACCCCGCAGCCGGACTGCCAACCCAACCAAGAACGCAGAGAAGGTGTCAGCCAAGATGGCGACCTTCGAAAGCTTGGCACAGGCTCGGGAGCGGGCACGAGGGCCGGGCTTCCGTGGGGAGGCCGCAGGGGGCACAGAGAGAGGCAGGGCCCCAGTGGCACCCCGCAGCACCTTCAACTTCAATGCCCAGGCCCAGAAGGCCAAGCAGCAGCCACCTCAAGAGCCATCTCCTGACCCGCCACCAAGAGGCCTGAAAGGCCAAGCCGGGCCTCGCTCCATCAAGCTCTTTGGGGACAGGCAGGGGAGCCTAGTCGAGCCGGACAGGGCACCcaaggtggcggcggcggctcccgACTGCGGAAACTACCTGGCCATCCCTCTCAAGGCGTCGTCGTCGACGGAGCAGCCAGGGGCAGCCGCGTCAGGAGACCGAGGCGGCCGCCCGGGCCTAGTGtccgcggcggcagcagcggcggcccTGTGCAGCCACCAGCCCACCGGCAAGACCCACGGGCAGGAGGCGGCCAAGCAACAGCAGCGCGGAGAGGCAGCCGCCCCGCAGCCTCAGGCCGCCCATCCTCCGCTgcctcctcagcagcagcagcagcagcagcctcagttCGAAGTGTCCCCCGCGCAGCTCTTCCCTCAGGCCTTGTCCTTGGCCGCGGCGGCTGCCGCTTTCTCAGGCGCTGCCCAACCCACGCCTCTGCTGTGCTTCTCTCCGCCCGCGGCCGCCGAGCCCGCTGCTTTCCCGGCGCCTCAGGCGCAGCGCAAAGTGCTGCTGGACCTCAGCACCGGGCAGTGCTACGTGGTGGACGCgccgctgcagccgccgccgcctcagaaGAGGCGCCTCTTCGACCCCGAGACCGGGCAGTACGTGGAGGTGCCCCTGCCGGCCCAGGCGCCACCTCCGGCCGTGGCCCCCATGACCCTCCCGGTGTCCTCCCTGGCGCTGGGCGCGGCGGGAGCCTACGGCGCCCCGGCCGCGGCCTACATGATCTACCCAGGCTTCTTGCCGGCCGTCTTGCCTGCCAGCGCCCTGCAAGGCCAGCTCACCCAGCAGCAGGGTGGAGAGATCGGCCCCGCCAGCCCCGGGGCGGACAGCCCTTACTACATGCCCACAGGCAAAgctgctcagcagcagcagcagcagccacagcagccgccacagcagcagcagcaaggggttCCTGGCGAGGGGAAGGCGCCGCTCATCAGCATCACCTCGCAGCCTCTGGGGCCCAGGATCATCGCGCCTCCTTCCTTCGACGGCACCACCATGCGCTTCGTCGTGGAGCACCGGTGA